A genomic window from Carassius gibelio isolate Cgi1373 ecotype wild population from Czech Republic chromosome A11, carGib1.2-hapl.c, whole genome shotgun sequence includes:
- the LOC128022049 gene encoding mucin-5AC isoform X1, with translation MSEYTSSTTEISSSSVEQTTSQQTPTTQYTSNPEIESTTTAPSTFTTAASSMTTTTVDSSTSESDSTIGTTSYTTESTPSSPSSTTIRQTTAEFSSSTTAISPSTAAQTTSQQTPTTQYTSNPEIESTTTAPSIFTTAAYSMTTTTVDSSTSESDSTIGATSYTTESTPSSPSSSTIGPTTAEFTSSTSAISPSTIVHTTSQETQTNQYTSATEIESAATAPSTFTTALSPVSTTTIESSTSESDSTLGTTSFLTDSTPSSTTEGQTTLEYISSTTEISSSSVEQTTSQQTTTTQYTSNPEIESTTTAPSTFTTTASSMTTTTVDSSTSESDTTIGTTSYTTESMPSSPSSTIIRQTTAEFTSSTTAISPSTAAQTTSQETEPTQNTSTTETESTSSALSTFTTAVSSMSTTTIESSTSESDSTMGTSSFSTDSTPSSTTEGQTTSENTSSTTETSSSSVEQTTSQQTPTTQYTSNPEIESTTTAEFTSSTSAISPSTTVQTTSQETQTNQYTSATEIESTATAPSTFTTALSPASKTTIESSTSESDSTLGTTSFLTDSTPYSTTEGQTMSEYTSSTTETSSSSVEQTTSQQTPTTQFTSNPEIEPTTTTPSTFTTTASSMTTTTVDSSTSESDLTIGTTSYTTESMPSSPSSTTIRQTTAEFTSSTSAISPSTAAQTTSQQTPTTQYTSNPEIESTTTAPLTFTTAASSMTTTTIESSTSESDSTLGTTSFPTDSTPSSTTERQTTSEFTSSTTETSSSSVEQTTSQHIETTQYTSTTESESTTFSPSTSSTTAVSLMSTSTIKLSTSESGATAESTLSTTGTSPSSPSSTTKGQSTSEFTPSTTEISSSSVEQTMTQQKPTTQYTSNTESGSTATAPTTFTTDVSHKSTATVESSTRESDSTLELTSSTTDTTPSSPSSTMVQSLFTKSSSTTEGQIVSSFTSSIPSSSPAEQTSQQTQSTSSISSTEIHSTQSINSTFAPLETTGSISPGSSASPNPISHQTITQTVTAQTLSNFTSAQSSPSSQTSTQKTSSTSTEPHSSITTVNSVSTTPNCLEYCQCNGSPCIFNVTSRKCQCKCKDFTFGDTCNFANDTTVTLSDSIPTRNANISLRIMMEYLKAYENVNSPESKKLISILKRELSILCKRADAKNFKDVQIRSLRQGSVIAESIALYNYPNNNSQIMFLNNDLGPTLEKIFNDSDSLKSLSIALGNASIQNAQIIMGTVEISNISDLHQFVQCTVNFTSLTVELDDGAWVCVGPCQKNPNFCNQQGACQNEINGPHCKCHSSYFEKYYGAQCELYSRGAGFYAVLFGCLVAFALLIIVSAVMIVVFYRAKRTSSKKFELFEDDFFDFTSRGGYGHQNFSVTEDSEFGSFRSLHENTHIQ, from the exons CAGAATCTACGCCATCTTCACCATCGTCTACAACAATCAGACAAACAACAGCAGAATTCTCTTCATCTACAACAGCAATATCTCCATCCACTGCAgcacaaacaacaagccagcagacaccaacaactcaatatacttctaatcctgaaatagaatctacaacaacagctccATCAATATTTACAACAGCTGCATATTCTATGACTACAACCACAGTAGATtcttctacaagtgaaagtgattcgaCAATTGGAGCAACTTCATACACAACAGAATctactccatcttcaccatcatcTTCAACAATCGGACCAACAACAGCCGAATTCACTTCATCTACATCAGCAATATCTCCATCCACTATAGTGCATACAACAAGCCAGGAGacacaaacaaatcaatataCTTCTGCCACTGAAATAGAATCTGCAGCAacagctccatcaacatttacaacagctttgtCCCCTGTGAGCACAACCAcaatagaatcatctacaagtgaaagtgattcaacACTTGGAACAACATCATTCCTAACAGATTCTACTCCTTCTTCTACAACTGAAGGACAGACAACGTTAGAATACATTTCATCTACAACAGAGATATCCTCATCTAGTGtagaacaaacaacaagccagcagacaacaaccactcaatatacttctaatcctgaaatagaatctacaacaacagctccatcaacatttacaacaactgcatcttctatgactacaaccacagtagattcttctacaagtgaaagtgatacGACAATTGGAACAACTTCATACACAACAGAATCTATGCCATCTTCACCATCGTCTACAATAATCAGACAAACAACAGCAGaattcacttcatctacaacagCAATATCTCCATCCACTGCAGCACAAAcaacaagccaggagacagaaccTACTCAAAATACTTCTACCACCGAAACAGAATCTACATCTTCAGCtctatcaacatttacaacagctgtaTCTTCTATGAGCACAACCACaattgaatcatctacaagtgaaagtgattcaacAATGGGAACATCATCATTCTCAACAGATTCTACTCCATCTTCTACAACTGAAGGACAGACAACGTCAGAAAAcacttcatctacaacagagacttcctcatctagtgtagaacaaacaacaagccagcagacaccaaccactcaatatacttctaatcctgaaatagaatctacaacaacagcagAATTCACTTCATCTACATCAGCAATATCTCCATCCACTACAgtgcaaacaacaagccaggagacacaaacaaatcaatataCTTCTGCCACTGAAATAGAATCTACAGCAacagctccatcaacatttacaacagctttgtCCCCTGCTAGCAAAACCAcaatagaatcatctacaagtgaaagtgattcaacACTTGGAACGACATCATTCCTAACAGATTCTACTCCATATTCTACAACTGAAGGACAGACAATGTCAGaatacacttcatctacaacagagacatcctcatctagtgtagaacaaacaacaagccagcagacacCAACCACTCAATTTACTTCTAATCCTGAAATAGAACCTACAACAACAactccatcaacatttacaacaactgcatcttctatgactacaaccacagtagattcttctacaagtgaaagtgatttgACAATTGGAACAACTTCATACACAACAGAATCTATGCCATCTTCACCATCGTCTACAACAATCAGACAAACAACAGCAGAATTCACTTCATCTACATCAGCAATATCTCCATCCACTGCAgcacaaacaacaagccagcagacaccaacaactcaatatacttctaatcctgaaatagaatctacaacaacagctccattaacatttacaacagctgcatcttctatgactacaaccacaatagaatcatctacaagtgaaagtgattcaacACTTGGAACGACATCATTCCCAACAGATTCTACTCCATCTTCTACAACTGAACGACAGACAACATCAGaattcacttcatctacaacagagacttcctcatctagtgtagaacaaacaacaagccagcataTAGAAACCACTCAATATACTTCTACTACTGAATCTGAATCTACAACTTTTTCTCCATCAACATCGTCTACAACAGCTGTATCTCTTATGAGCACATCCACAATAAAGTtgtctacaagtgaaagtggagcAACAGCGGAATCTACATTATCCACAACAGGTActtctccatcttcaccatcgtcCACAACaaaaggacaaagtacatcagaattcacTCCATCTACAACAGAGATATCCTCATCTAGTGTAGAACAAACAATGACCCAGCAAAAACCAACTACTCAATATACTTCTAACACAGAATCAGGATCTACAGCAACAGCTCcaacaacatttacaacagatgtGTCCCATAAGAGCACAGCCACTGTAGAGTCATCTACAAGAGAAAGTGATTCAACATTGGAATTAACATCATCCACAACAGATActactccatcttcaccatcgtcTACAATGGTTCAATCTCTATTTACAAAATCATCTTCTACCACAGAAGGTCAGATTGTTTCATCATTTACCTCATCAATCCCATCTTCAAGTCCTGCTGAACAAACAAGTCAGCAGACACAATCAACTAGTTCAATTTCAAGCACAGAAATACATTCAACACAGTCAATTAATTCAACATTTGCACCACTTGAAACCACTGGATCAATATCTCCAGGCTCGTCTGCTTCACCCAATCCAATCTCACATCAAACAATAACTCAAACTGTTACAGCCCAAACATTAAGCAATTTTACTTCAGCTCAGTCAAGCCCTTCTTCTCAAACTAGTACCCAGAAAACCTCATCAACATCAACAGAACCTCATTCATCCATAACAACTGTCAACTCAGTTTCAACAACTCCAAACTGTCTGGAGTATTGTCAGTGCAACGGGTCCCCATGCATCTTCAATGTCACATCTCGGAAATGTCAGTGTAAATGCAAAGATTTCACTTTTGGAGATACTTGCAATTTTGCAAATGACACTACGGTTACTTTGT CTGACAGCATACCAACAAGGAATGCAAATATCTCTCTCAGAATTATGATGGAATATCTTAAAGCGTATGAAAATGTGAACTCTCCAGAATCAAAAAAACTCATTTCCATCTTAAAACGTGAG CTTTCAATCCTTTGTAAAAGAGCAGATGCAAAAAATTTCAAGGATGTGCAAATACGTAGTCTAAG ACAAGGAAGTGTCATTGCTGAAAGTATTGCATTGTATAACTATCCCAACAACAACTCACAAATAATGTTTCTAAATAACGATTTGGGTCCCACCCTGGAAAAAATCTTTAATGACTCAGATTCGTTAAAAAGTCTCAGCATAGCTCTCGGCAATGCTTCCATCCAAAATGCCCAAATTATCATGGGGACAGTAGAAATATCAA ATATTTCAGATCTACATCAGTTTGTGCAATGCACTGTGAATTTTACAAGCTTAACTGTAGAGCTTGATGATGGAGCATGGGTATGTGTGGGACCATGCCAAAAAAATCCCAACTTCTGCAATCAACAAGGTGCAtgccaaaatgaaataaatggacCACACTGCAA GTGTCACAGTTCTTACTTTGAGAAGTACTATGGAGCTCAGTGTGAGCTTTACAGCAGAGGAGCCGGTTTCTACGCTGTTCTCTTCGGCTGTTTAGTAGCTTTTGCTCTACTTATCATCGTTTCAGCCGTGATGATTGTGGTGTTCTACAGAGCCAAGAG AACATCAAGcaaaaaatttgaattatttgaagATGACTTCTTTGATTTTACATCAAGAG GAGGTTATGGGCATCAAAACTTTTCAGTCACAGAAGATTCGGAATTTGGGTCTTTCAGGTCACTCCATGAAAATACACATATACA ATAA
- the LOC128022049 gene encoding mucin-5AC isoform X2 produces the protein MSEYTSSTTEISSSSVEQTTSQQTPTTQYTSNPEIESTTTAPSTFTTAASSMTTTTVDSSTSESDSTIGTTSYTTESTPSSPSSTTIRQTTAEFSSSTTAISPSTAAQTTSQQTPTTQYTSNPEIESTTTAPSIFTTAAYSMTTTTVDSSTSESDSTIGATSYTTESTPSSPSSSTIGPTTAEFTSSTSAISPSTIVHTTSQETQTNQYTSATEIESAATAPSTFTTALSPVSTTTIESSTSESDSTLGTTSFLTDSTPSSTTEGQTTLEYISSTTEISSSSVEQTTSQQTTTTQYTSNPEIESTTTAPSTFTTTASSMTTTTVDSSTSESDTTIGTTSYTTESMPSSPSSTIIRQTTAEFTSSTTAISPSTAAQTTSQETEPTQNTSTTETESTSSALSTFTTAVSSMSTTTIESSTSESDSTMGTSSFSTDSTPSSTTEGQTTSENTSSTTETSSSSVEQTTSQQTPTTQYTSNPEIESTTTAEFTSSTSAISPSTTVQTTSQETQTNQYTSATEIESTATAPSTFTTALSPASKTTIESSTSESDSTLGTTSFLTDSTPYSTTEGQTMSEYTSSTTETSSSSVEQTTSQQTPTTQFTSNPEIEPTTTTPSTFTTTASSMTTTTVDSSTSESDLTIGTTSYTTESMPSSPSSTTIRQTTAEFTSSTSAISPSTAAQTTSQQTPTTQYTSNPEIESTTTAPLTFTTAASSMTTTTIESSTSESDSTLGTTSFPTDSTPSSTTERQTTSEFTSSTTETSSSSVEQTTSQHIETTQYTSTTESESTTFSPSTSSTTAVSLMSTSTIKLSTSESGATAESTLSTTGTSPSSPSSTTKGQSTSEFTPSTTEISSSSVEQTMTQQKPTTQYTSNTESGSTATAPTTFTTDVSHKSTATVESSTRESDSTLELTSSTTDTTPSSPSSTMVQSLFTKSSSTTEGQIVSSFTSSIPSSSPAEQTSQQTQSTSSISSTEIHSTQSINSTFAPLETTGSISPGSSASPNPISHQTITQTVTAQTLSNFTSAQSSPSSQTSTQKTSSTSTEPHSSITTVNSVSTTPNCLEYCQCNGSPCIFNVTSRKCQCKCKDFTFGDTCNFANDTTVTLSDSIPTRNANISLRIMMEYLKAYENVNSPESKKLISILKRELSILCKRADAKNFKDVQIRSLRQGSVIAESIALYNYPNNNSQIMFLNNDLGPTLEKIFNDSDSLKSLSIALGNASIQNAQIIMGTVEISNISDLHQFVQCTVNFTSLTVELDDGAWVCVGPCQKNPNFCNQQGACQNEINGPHCKCHSSYFEKYYGAQCELYSRGAGFYAVLFGCLVAFALLIIVSAVMIVVFYRAKRTSSKKFELFEDDFFDFTSRGGYGHQNFSVTEDSEFGSFR, from the exons CAGAATCTACGCCATCTTCACCATCGTCTACAACAATCAGACAAACAACAGCAGAATTCTCTTCATCTACAACAGCAATATCTCCATCCACTGCAgcacaaacaacaagccagcagacaccaacaactcaatatacttctaatcctgaaatagaatctacaacaacagctccATCAATATTTACAACAGCTGCATATTCTATGACTACAACCACAGTAGATtcttctacaagtgaaagtgattcgaCAATTGGAGCAACTTCATACACAACAGAATctactccatcttcaccatcatcTTCAACAATCGGACCAACAACAGCCGAATTCACTTCATCTACATCAGCAATATCTCCATCCACTATAGTGCATACAACAAGCCAGGAGacacaaacaaatcaatataCTTCTGCCACTGAAATAGAATCTGCAGCAacagctccatcaacatttacaacagctttgtCCCCTGTGAGCACAACCAcaatagaatcatctacaagtgaaagtgattcaacACTTGGAACAACATCATTCCTAACAGATTCTACTCCTTCTTCTACAACTGAAGGACAGACAACGTTAGAATACATTTCATCTACAACAGAGATATCCTCATCTAGTGtagaacaaacaacaagccagcagacaacaaccactcaatatacttctaatcctgaaatagaatctacaacaacagctccatcaacatttacaacaactgcatcttctatgactacaaccacagtagattcttctacaagtgaaagtgatacGACAATTGGAACAACTTCATACACAACAGAATCTATGCCATCTTCACCATCGTCTACAATAATCAGACAAACAACAGCAGaattcacttcatctacaacagCAATATCTCCATCCACTGCAGCACAAAcaacaagccaggagacagaaccTACTCAAAATACTTCTACCACCGAAACAGAATCTACATCTTCAGCtctatcaacatttacaacagctgtaTCTTCTATGAGCACAACCACaattgaatcatctacaagtgaaagtgattcaacAATGGGAACATCATCATTCTCAACAGATTCTACTCCATCTTCTACAACTGAAGGACAGACAACGTCAGAAAAcacttcatctacaacagagacttcctcatctagtgtagaacaaacaacaagccagcagacaccaaccactcaatatacttctaatcctgaaatagaatctacaacaacagcagAATTCACTTCATCTACATCAGCAATATCTCCATCCACTACAgtgcaaacaacaagccaggagacacaaacaaatcaatataCTTCTGCCACTGAAATAGAATCTACAGCAacagctccatcaacatttacaacagctttgtCCCCTGCTAGCAAAACCAcaatagaatcatctacaagtgaaagtgattcaacACTTGGAACGACATCATTCCTAACAGATTCTACTCCATATTCTACAACTGAAGGACAGACAATGTCAGaatacacttcatctacaacagagacatcctcatctagtgtagaacaaacaacaagccagcagacacCAACCACTCAATTTACTTCTAATCCTGAAATAGAACCTACAACAACAactccatcaacatttacaacaactgcatcttctatgactacaaccacagtagattcttctacaagtgaaagtgatttgACAATTGGAACAACTTCATACACAACAGAATCTATGCCATCTTCACCATCGTCTACAACAATCAGACAAACAACAGCAGAATTCACTTCATCTACATCAGCAATATCTCCATCCACTGCAgcacaaacaacaagccagcagacaccaacaactcaatatacttctaatcctgaaatagaatctacaacaacagctccattaacatttacaacagctgcatcttctatgactacaaccacaatagaatcatctacaagtgaaagtgattcaacACTTGGAACGACATCATTCCCAACAGATTCTACTCCATCTTCTACAACTGAACGACAGACAACATCAGaattcacttcatctacaacagagacttcctcatctagtgtagaacaaacaacaagccagcataTAGAAACCACTCAATATACTTCTACTACTGAATCTGAATCTACAACTTTTTCTCCATCAACATCGTCTACAACAGCTGTATCTCTTATGAGCACATCCACAATAAAGTtgtctacaagtgaaagtggagcAACAGCGGAATCTACATTATCCACAACAGGTActtctccatcttcaccatcgtcCACAACaaaaggacaaagtacatcagaattcacTCCATCTACAACAGAGATATCCTCATCTAGTGTAGAACAAACAATGACCCAGCAAAAACCAACTACTCAATATACTTCTAACACAGAATCAGGATCTACAGCAACAGCTCcaacaacatttacaacagatgtGTCCCATAAGAGCACAGCCACTGTAGAGTCATCTACAAGAGAAAGTGATTCAACATTGGAATTAACATCATCCACAACAGATActactccatcttcaccatcgtcTACAATGGTTCAATCTCTATTTACAAAATCATCTTCTACCACAGAAGGTCAGATTGTTTCATCATTTACCTCATCAATCCCATCTTCAAGTCCTGCTGAACAAACAAGTCAGCAGACACAATCAACTAGTTCAATTTCAAGCACAGAAATACATTCAACACAGTCAATTAATTCAACATTTGCACCACTTGAAACCACTGGATCAATATCTCCAGGCTCGTCTGCTTCACCCAATCCAATCTCACATCAAACAATAACTCAAACTGTTACAGCCCAAACATTAAGCAATTTTACTTCAGCTCAGTCAAGCCCTTCTTCTCAAACTAGTACCCAGAAAACCTCATCAACATCAACAGAACCTCATTCATCCATAACAACTGTCAACTCAGTTTCAACAACTCCAAACTGTCTGGAGTATTGTCAGTGCAACGGGTCCCCATGCATCTTCAATGTCACATCTCGGAAATGTCAGTGTAAATGCAAAGATTTCACTTTTGGAGATACTTGCAATTTTGCAAATGACACTACGGTTACTTTGT CTGACAGCATACCAACAAGGAATGCAAATATCTCTCTCAGAATTATGATGGAATATCTTAAAGCGTATGAAAATGTGAACTCTCCAGAATCAAAAAAACTCATTTCCATCTTAAAACGTGAG CTTTCAATCCTTTGTAAAAGAGCAGATGCAAAAAATTTCAAGGATGTGCAAATACGTAGTCTAAG ACAAGGAAGTGTCATTGCTGAAAGTATTGCATTGTATAACTATCCCAACAACAACTCACAAATAATGTTTCTAAATAACGATTTGGGTCCCACCCTGGAAAAAATCTTTAATGACTCAGATTCGTTAAAAAGTCTCAGCATAGCTCTCGGCAATGCTTCCATCCAAAATGCCCAAATTATCATGGGGACAGTAGAAATATCAA ATATTTCAGATCTACATCAGTTTGTGCAATGCACTGTGAATTTTACAAGCTTAACTGTAGAGCTTGATGATGGAGCATGGGTATGTGTGGGACCATGCCAAAAAAATCCCAACTTCTGCAATCAACAAGGTGCAtgccaaaatgaaataaatggacCACACTGCAA GTGTCACAGTTCTTACTTTGAGAAGTACTATGGAGCTCAGTGTGAGCTTTACAGCAGAGGAGCCGGTTTCTACGCTGTTCTCTTCGGCTGTTTAGTAGCTTTTGCTCTACTTATCATCGTTTCAGCCGTGATGATTGTGGTGTTCTACAGAGCCAAGAG AACATCAAGcaaaaaatttgaattatttgaagATGACTTCTTTGATTTTACATCAAGAG GAGGTTATGGGCATCAAAACTTTTCAGTCACAGAAGATTCGGAATTTGGGTCTTTCAG ATAA
- the errfi1a gene encoding ERBB receptor feedback inhibitor 1a, which yields MRTDCSWSMSTAGLTAQEICLPAQSLFLRGSHWHSMAGAKPSWKYHDLHNVYFTIDSSTDYNLQSRQQVLPSFPGAEKQQTPLQSPNSPAGQPLPPKKPRPSQLTLHTDPFPSSPAKDDQVVPCFQSLTISDRISPPQTPSRVTKPLPPIPGSAELSPDPATDSEVEFFNGDDSRCLVSEPCSKLSPFRYGMPSRRSCGQIRGCGRINYAYFEGPTAKQKPQLQPQKPRQEQETQQREQELRDHHHQQQLQQNCLRQQERTQRKLRRSHSGPAGCFNKPTSFQLSCHHRHTQGLDKPEVPPRVPIPPRPIKTGDYRRWSAEVSSGANSDDDRPPKIPPREPLSGGSSRTPSPKSLPVYLNGIMPPTQSFAPDPKYVSRGLQRQNSEGSPCILPVMENGRKASTTHYFLLPQRPSYLDNHERYFTDSTASRGTDTSDRHQIDLV from the exons ATGCGAACCGACTGCAGCTGGAGCATGTCCACTGCAGGCTTGACTGCCCAGGAGATCTGTTTACCCGCACAAAGCCTATTCCTGCGGGGCAGCCATTGGCATAGCATGGCCGGAGCTAAGCCCTCTTGGAAATACCATGATCTACACAA CGTTTACTTCACCATTGATTCTTCTACGGATTATAACCTTCAGTCCCGGCAACAGGTGCTGCCATCATTCCCCGGAGCGGAAA AGCAGCAGACTCCTCTTCAGTCACCAAACAGCCCAGCAGGACAGCCCTTGCCCCCCAAAAAGCCCAGACCTTCCCAGCTCACCTTGCACACGGACCCTTTCCCGTCCAGCCCTGCCAAAGACGACCAAGTGGTTCCCTGCTTTCAAAGTTTAACGATATCCGACCGCATCAGTCCACCCCAGACGCCCAGCCGAGTCACCAAACCCCTTCCCCCAATTCCCGGCTCAGCGGAACTTTCCCCGGATCCGGCTACGGACAGTGAGGTAGAGTTCTTCAATGGAGATGACAGTCGCTGCCTAGTTTCCGAACCTTGCTCCAAACTCTCTCCGTTCCGCTACGGAATGCCCAGTCGGAGGAGTTGTGGACAGATTAGGGGCTGTGGACGGATTAACTATGCATACTTTGAAGGTCCAACAGCCAAGCAGAAGCCACAGCTACAGCCGCAAAAGCCAAGGCAGGAGCAGGAAACTCAGCAGAGGGAACAGGAGCTCCGTGACCACCACCACCAACAGCAACTGCAGCAAAACTGTCTCCGACAGCAGGAACGTACGCAAAGGAAGCTGCGGCGCTCTCATTCCGGCCCCGCTGGCTGCTTTAACAAACCCACCTCCTTCCAGCTCTCCTGTCACCACCGGCACACACAAGGCCTGGATAAACCAGAAGTTCCTCCCAGAGTTCCAATTCCACCACGACCAATCAAGACAGGAGACTACCGCCGCTGGTCAGCCGAGGTGTCATCGGGAGCCAACAGCGACGATGACCGACCTCCGAAAATACCTCCCAGAGAACCTTTATCCGGCGGGAGTTCCCGCACCCCGAGCCCAAAGAGCCTTCCAGTGTACCTCAACGGGATCATGCCCCCAACACAGAGCTTTGCCCCGGACCCAAAATATGTCAGTCGCGGCCTGCAGCGGCAGAATAGTGAAGGCTCCCCGTGCATTCTGCCCGTCATGGAGAATGGCAGGAAAGCAAGCACCACGCACTACTTCCTTTTGCCACAACGTCCGTCGTACCTGGACAATCATGAGAGGTATTTTACGGACAGCACAGCGAGTCGAGGAACGGACACCTCCGATAGACACCAGATAGACTTGGTATGA